Part of the Pagrus major chromosome 9, Pma_NU_1.0 genome, GCCAGCAGATCACCCAGGCACAGATCGCTACTTTGGCACAGGTAACAGAAAACTTGCGTATACTAAAGAAATGAGTTGCTATTTAGGTTCAGGTTCAAGTGCAGCTGGTTTccaaaagttttaaaaacacCAATTTTGATGGCGCAGATGTTTAAAGAAATAGTCAAAGTGCACGTAGCAGTCAACATGGTCACATCACTTCTAAATTTCAGGTATCCATGACAACGGGCCACGCCTCAGCAACAGGTCCCACAGTAACGCTGGTACAGCTTCCCAACGGACAGACGGTTCAGGTCCACGGTGTCATCCAGGCTGCACAGCCGTCTGTTATCCAGTCCCCACAGGTCCAGGCTgtacaggtaaacacacacatatgcacacatataCAATACTAGTTGAAGGTGTTTCGCCACGATGTACAGCTCATGATGTTAGAAGgttttttggtgcatttatgtctgatttttgtttgtttttttccagatcTCCACCATAGCAGAAAGTGAGGATTCACAGGAGTCAGTAGACAGCGTGACCGACTCTCAGAAGCGCAGAGAGATTCTGTCACGACGCCCCTCATACaggtagagtgtgtgtgtgtgtgttgtgtgtaggaGACCACTAAGACCACCATGATGTCCCATAAATACAAAATTTTACACTTAGTTAAAATTTTAAAGGTtaattgttacttttttttttaatctgcatcTACTTAGAGTTTTTTGGCATTGCAAACACAAATTcatattttgtctttgtctttttcaaacTTGCTTATAgagcaaaataaagcaaaagtgcaattctttttcatttgctcCCCCTTTTGTCCCAAGTTTGTGTAGTATttttgtagtagtagtatagCAAACCTGGCGAACAGAGTATCTTATGATCTAAAACTCTAGGATCTAAAATCTGGGGATGAAAATGAGTTTAAACCAGTGTGCTCTTCtggctgtgtgtcagtgtaaaccaaaacagtgaggGTATGGTAACGCTCATCTAACAGTGACATAAAACAGATGCGATATTTCacatgaataaatgtgaaaCAATTTCCATGCTGTTTCTCTCACCAGGAAAATCCTGAACGACCTTTCATCTGACGCACCAGCCGTCCCTCGTATCGAGGAGGAAAAGGCTGAGGAGGATTCatccgctgctgctgccacccCCGCAATCACCACAGTCACTGTCCCGACACCCATCTACCAGACCAGCAGCGGCCAGTACAGTAAGTGATAGATAGCTCTGTGGAGCTGCTGGAGTGAACTCAAACCAgctgttactactactactcttATTGATACtcatcaattattttttattaggaaaaattattattatttataaaaaagaaTGAATTCAGGACAGGAagaatgtatttgtatttcaaatttaacaaaatattgtttctaGATGAGCAACAGTGATGTTTGCAACAGAGAAAGTCACTAAGTTACTACATAAACTTTGAAATATCCCCTTTGAACCAAACTTAAGATctacatgaaataaataatactcCTGAAAAGTTTGAAACTAATGTAGAACATAGAAATCAGTCGCAAACGCTCATCCTGTCCTCTGTCGACCTCCCTCTGCTGTTACTGTGAATTCACTGCAGAGGgacaggcagagggaggaggtgctGCTTTGGGCTTGTCAAGGAAGTGTATCTAATGTCACCTTGTTTTGGAGCGCTTCTGCCTAGAAGACAAAAATGGATAAAAATATCTTTAGAACCCTAATAGACAGTTGTGATGAATCTGGGCAATGTTCCAGCTATTTCATCTTGCTTCTTTTGTTGAGACTGATTCTTTTCTTTAAGGAAGTAGTAAGTTGTTTACTCACCGACTGTCTGCGGGAGTATTTCATCTGACACAATAGTTTTAACAGAATCATCAAAATATGGCGTGATGCATCATGTTTGAACGTTGAAGGTGTAAGGCATTAAAGCAGTCAAACACTTCTTGACAAAAGGCTCATCATGATGTTTCCTGGCCACTatgaattaaacacatttttgaacagtgtttctttttcttctctttgatTTGATGAACTCTCACTTGTTCCCACTCTCCTTCTGGCAATCTGTCCCTCTCATCAAACACACAGTTGCCATCACACAAGGCGGAGCCATTCAGCTGGCTAATAACGGTACAGATGGAGTCCAGGGCCTTCAGACTCTGACCATGACCAACGCAGCAGCTGCCCAGCCTGGAGCCACCATCCTCCAGTACGCACAGACCAGCGACGGCCAGCAGATACTGGTTCCCAGTAACCAGGTGGTGGTCCAAGGTGAGGGATTTCTGTTTTCATCGGTATCAATGAAGTGGTTATTAATAGGAATGAAACACCTGATATTTGATTTTACACCTTTGAATGtacccattttattttgttttgtgttttattatgcaACCTtgcagaaaataactttttctttCCAATACTGGTAACTTTCACCTGTTAGTAGCAAAGACAGAATATTTCACTGTTCTCAGTCAGGAAACAGCCTAATGACACATTGATTCTCTTCTATCACTCTCTGCCAACCACACctttcagctgcttcaggtgaCGTCCAGGCCTATCAGATCCGAGCAGCCCCTGCCAGCACCATCGCCCCGGGAGTGGTCATGGCCTCATCCCCCGCCCTCCCTACCGGGGGCGCCACAGAGGAGGTCACCCGCAAACGGGAAGTCCGCCTCATGAAGAACAGGTATGAAAAGAGGAggaactgtgtctgtgtgtttttatctcaGTAGTGGCTTAACTGTTGTATCAGAAACTTCCAAATATCCAGGCTAATTCCTATGTTAAGGGTAATGACCGAAATATGTCTCAGAATACATTATATCAGCCCACAGAAAAGGTCCCAACGACCACCAAAATGAATAAGACAGACAAATTGTGTGTTATCCCTCCTACAGAGAGGCAGCCCGCGAATGTcgcaggaagaagaaggagtaTGTTAAATGTCTGGAGAACCGAGTGGCCGTCCTGGAGAACCAAAACAAGACACTAATTGAAGAACTAAAAGCCCTTAAAGACCTTTACTGCCATAAATCTGAGTAGTTGCTGTCCTGAACACCGAGCTGGGGAAAGTAGCATTTCagttctttttaaatatttctactgtttgatTCTGCCTGCCTGGCCCTCCAGTTTGCACACTGCCGGCTCTTTTTGATGAAGTCGCCCCAATCCAGTTTTGTGTACACTACCTTCTCTTCAGCAGGCTGTCAGTACCATCATTTAAAGTACACTAAATCTTTCCAGTATCACTAAGGTCTTTCAGCGTTTATCATCTGTGTCTGATGATGGACACTAGCACAGTGCTAACTGAAACTATATAGTCTAaaaccatcattaaagggtcaaaTCAGCTGCTGACAGGGGTCAACATGTTGCTCTGAGAGAGCCTTCTTGTTGTTGTAGATTTGACTAATACCCAAATAAGTTAGTATAACACTGCACTCATCACAGTCATTCTAGAGATACTTCGCTGGAAAATGTAGTCCAGTGAGGATGAGGAAATACTATCCCTAAATCTGCGTTAAACAAGAACCTCCCTGTGGTTCAAAGGTGTCAAaggctcttttttttaatagtatttttggggcattttcatggctttattgacaggacagcttgagAGATGACTGGATATGGGATGGCGGGGTGGGGATGGCATGCAGTGGGGGGCCATAGGTCggacttgaaccctgggccaTTGCATCATTGGTCCAGTCAAGTGTTTGCTTTGTCAGCAATAATGCCCAGCAAGTTGTCCTTTAAGCATTAGCATTGTTGCTCTTGTTACCTGCAGTATAAATGACTTTGCCCTCCGATTTAAAACAGGTGCTTAACTGTGGGCAAGAACTGTGTTTATTGCTTCCTGATAGGTGATTTTACAGACACCTGACACATATTTATAAATTAAAACGTTCATGGCCATGGTGTAACTTTACATTCACAGTGATGAGTTCAGTTTGACAAGACCCAGCTtgtaaaaaacactgattatgaAGACTTTTGAATAAATTGAcattgtgacatttaaaaatgctaCGAACTGCCGATGTAGAAGGAAGT contains:
- the creb1b gene encoding cyclic AMP-responsive element-binding protein 1b; amino-acid sequence: MKMESAVEAQQGVETAVTETESQQITQAQIATLAQVSMTTGHASATGPTVTLVQLPNGQTVQVHGVIQAAQPSVIQSPQVQAVQISTIAESEDSQESVDSVTDSQKRREILSRRPSYRKILNDLSSDAPAVPRIEEEKAEEDSSAAAATPAITTVTVPTPIYQTSSGQYIAITQGGAIQLANNGTDGVQGLQTLTMTNAAAAQPGATILQYAQTSDGQQILVPSNQVVVQAASGDVQAYQIRAAPASTIAPGVVMASSPALPTGGATEEVTRKREVRLMKNREAARECRRKKKEYVKCLENRVAVLENQNKTLIEELKALKDLYCHKSE